The following coding sequences are from one Musa acuminata AAA Group cultivar baxijiao chromosome BXJ2-4, Cavendish_Baxijiao_AAA, whole genome shotgun sequence window:
- the LOC103980431 gene encoding NAP1-related protein 2, whose product MVADKGKKSKVAEPGAEGTEPEQHIDGELVLSIEKLQEIQDELERVNEEASDKVFEVEQKYNEIRRPVFVRRAEIIQHIPDFWLTAFLSHPALGDLLTEKDQEIFKFLHSLDVEDFKDVKTGYSITFNFSNNPYFEDTKLTKTYSFNDEGTTNVTGTTIKWKDGMEHIANGDAHEKKGNKRPFAEESFFSWFSENQQKDFSEGVMDEVAEIIKEDLWPNPLKYFNNEADEEDFDGDEDDDEETDEDGEPEDDEDEE is encoded by the exons ATGGTGGCCGACAAGGGGAAGAAATCGAAGGTCGCGGAGCCCGGAGCCGAGGGGACGGAACCCGAGCAGCACATCGATGGTGAGCTCGTCCTTTCCATCGAGAAGCTCCAGGAGATCCAAGACGAGCTCGAGAGG GTCAATGAGGAAGCAAGTGATAAAGTTTTTGAAGTGGAACAGAAATACAATGAGATACGCAGACCTGTGTTTGTCAGGCGGGCTGAAATTATCCAACATATCCCTGACTTTTGGTTAACTGCG TTCTTGAGTCATCCTGCTCTTGGTGATCTACTAACTGAGAAGGACCAAGAG attttcaagttcttGCATTCATTAGATGTCGAAGATTTTAAGGATGTGAAGACAGGCTATTCAATTACATTT AACTTCTCCAATAACCCATACTTTGAGGACACAAAACTGACAAAGACATATTCATTCAATGATGAAGGAACAACCAATGTAACTGGTACAACAATTAAGTGGAAGGATGGCatg GAACATATTGCCAATGGTGATGCTCATGAGAAGAAGGGGAACAAGCGACCCTTTGCTGAGGAGAG TTTCTTCAGTTGGTTCAGTGAAAATCAGCAAAAGGACTTCTCAGAAGGAGTTATGGATGag GTGGCCGAGATAATCAAGGAGGACTTGTGGCCCAATCCTTTAAAATACTTTAACAAT GAAGCTGATGAGGAGGATTTTGATGGAGATGAAGACGATGACGAG GAAACTGATGAGGATGGTGAGCCCG
- the LOC103980433 gene encoding extracellular ribonuclease LE, which produces MKLPRFSAFLLLLPLSAVASTAHDFDFFYFVQQWPGSYCDTRQSCCYPSTGKPASDFGIHGLWPNYNDGSYPSNCDSDWPYDASEMSDLMGMMQMNWPTLACPSGDGSSFWSHEWRKHGTCSESLLDQRSYFQAALYLKKQVDLLKVLQDAGIRPDGGFYSLRGIAGAIREAIGYTTGIQCNVDESGNRQLYQIYLCVDTWGKELIECPVFPRSKCSSRVEFPPF; this is translated from the exons ATGAAGTTGCCACGGTTCTCtgccttccttctcctcctccccctctccgcAGTCGCATCCACCGCCCACGACTTCGACTTCTTCTACTTCGTTCAACAG TGGCCAGGATCGTACTGCGACACCAGGCAAAGCTGCTGCTATCCTTCCACCGGTAAACCTGCGTCGGACTTCGGCATCCACGGGCTGTGGCCGAACTACAACGACGGCTCCTACCCATCTAATTGCGATTCCGATTGGCCGTACGATGCGTCCGAG ATGAGCGATCTGATGGGGATGATGCAGATGAACTGGCCAACGTTAGCATGTCCCAGTGGCGACGGCTCAAGCTTCTGGAGCCACGAATGGAGGAAGCACGGGACTTGCTCGGAGTCCCTTCTCGACCAACGCTCCTACTTCCAGGCAGCACTCTACCTCAAGAAGCAAGTCGACCTGCTCAAAGTGTTGCAAGATGCAGGGATTCGACCCGACGGTGGATTCTACAGCTTGCGAGGCATAGCCGGCGCCATTAGAGAAGCCATCGGCTACACTACTGGAATCCAGTGCAATGTGGATGAGTCGGGTAATAGGCAACTGTATCAGATCTACCTGTGCGTGGATACTTGGGGGAAGGAGCTCATCGAGTGCCCCGTCTTCCCCAGGAGCAAATGCTCGTCGCGAGTCGAGTTCCCTCCCTTCTGA
- the LOC103980545 gene encoding uncharacterized protein LOC103980545 — MDLLDHACRCFTLISLLILIGFTVKRALRSRIDKLGESASSSLAPSHRKDNNEEPASHVIDDDGGGESSSSTNTSTSTPSGVMEEPEAETSFSPDGDRKHSGAAAAGCDAAHRKSPSNVFDEVVAETGGELEAEEFSGFGSDSDSLSISDGYSVHELVADSDGFLSERDFDGHEHAAEDSTIHEEERLEDKAVHISSGNNPSRSLSCSETQWKDAGDEDDEELDHLWEHQRLIEQLRLELRGERDIGLPTIVEESESPKTVDDLKPLTTIDKSLLLLEDPVDELHKSHKSYRERMRKLDVFNYQKMFAIGFLQLKDPLKSVKPRSSILSQSFRSIRQKLSADPTEKFIKEIHSDLEMLYVGQTCLSWEFLRWQYEKARKLFESDTCGNHYYNRVAEEFQQFQVIIQRFLENKPFQRPMLAHFVRNRCVLRNLLQVPLIREDLEEKMEDQQKVNCVITSESIEEIMKESLRIFWEFVKADEDATPWILRGFIGSHAELQDPSDFDLMEVVRSDLHKKEKKLREMLGTGNCIINKLKKPKEDRSNQDLFFSKVDLKLVGRVLRMSKVKTDQLVWCRRKLSNIKFVERRICREPSFLLFPC, encoded by the exons ATGGATCTCCTCGATCACGCTTGCCGGTGTTTTACCCTCATTTCACTGCTCATTTTGATCGGCTTCACAGTCAAGCGTGCTCTCAG AAGCAGGATAGACAAGTTAGGCGAGTCCGCCAGCTCAAGCTTGGCCCCAAGTCATCGGAAAGACAACAATGAAGAACCTGCGTCGCATGTTATTGATGATGACGGAGGGGGCGAATCTTCTTCGAGCACGAACACGAGCACGAGCACTCCCAGTGGCGTCATGGAAGAGCCAGAAGCCGAAACGAGCTTTTCGCCGGATGGAGATCGCAAGCACTCTGGTGCGGCGGCTGCTGGTTGCGATGCTGCACACAGGAAATCGCCAAGCAATGTGTTCGACGAGGTTGTAGCTGAGACCGGAGGAGAGCTCGAAGCAGAGGAGTTCTCGGGCTTCGGTTCCGATTCCGACTCCCTTAGCATTAGCGACGGCTACTCGGTGCATGAACTCGTTGCAGACTCTGATGGATTCTTGTCGGAGAGAGACTTCGATGGGCATGAACATGCTGCAGAGGATTCAACAATCCATGAAGAAGAACGTTTGGAGGATAAGGCAGTCCACATCTCCAGTGGCAACAATCCTTCAAGATCACTCTCCTGCTCAGAAACACAGTGGAAGGACGCAGGTGATGAGGACGACGAAGAGTTGGATCATCTCTGGGAGCATCAGCGCCTGATAGAACAGCTCAGGTTGGAGTTGCGAGGAGAGAGGGACATCGGTCTGCCGACCATCGTAGAGGAGTCAGAGAGCCCCAAAACGGTCGATGATCTGAAGCCACTGACGACGATCGACAAGAGCTTGCTGCTGCTTGAGGATCCCGTGGACGAGCTACACAAGTCACACAAGAGCTACAGGGAGAGGATGAGGAAGCTTGACGTCTTCAACTATCAGAAGATGTTTGCAATAG GCTTTCTTCAGCTGAAGGATCCTCTCAAATCAGTGAAACCTCGCTCATCCATTCTCTCCCAAAGCTTTCGGTCGATCCGTCAGAAACTAAGCGCTGATCCAACTGAGAAGTTCATCAAAGAGATACATAGTGATTTGGAAATGTTGTACGTTGGGCAGACATGCCTGTCATGGGAGTTCCTGAGATGGCAGTATGAGAAAGCTCGGAAATTATTCGAGTCTGATACGTGCGGAAACCATTACTACAATCGAGTGGCTGAAGAATTCCAACAATTTCAAGTCATCATTCAGAGGTTTCTCGAGAACAAGCCATTTCAACGACCAATGCTGGCACATTTCGTTCGAAATCGGTGTGTTCTCCGAAACCttctccaagtgcctttgatcagAG AGGATTTGGAAGAGAAGATGGAGGATCAACAGAAAGTCAACTGTGTTATAACAAGTGAATCGATAGAAGAGATCATGAAGGAGTCACTGAGGATCTTCTGGGAATTTGTCAAGGCAGACGAGGATGCAACTCCATGGATTCTCAGAGGCTTCATAGGATCTCATGCTGAACTGCAAGATCCATCAGATTTTGACCTCATGGAAGTTGTCCGATCTGATCTACACAAG AAAGAGAAGAAGCTGAGAGAGATGCTAGGAACTGggaattgcatcatcaacaagttGAAGAAGCCAAAAGAAGACAGATCGAATCAGGACCTTTTCTTCTCTAAAGTAGACCTCAAGTTGGTAGGAAGAGTGCTACGGATGTCCAAAGTCAAGACTGATCAACTGGTTTGGTGTCGCAGGAAACTGAGCAACATCAAGTTTGTAGAAAGAAGGATCTGCAGGGAACCCTCCTTCTTGCTATTCCCATGTTGA
- the LOC135608861 gene encoding myb-related protein 306-like — protein MGRTPCCDKGVKKGPWTQEEDLVLASYVKEHGPGNWRAVPTNTGLMRCSKSCRLRWTNYLRPGIKRGNFTDQEERLIVHLQALLGNRWAAIASYLPERTDNDIKNYWNTHLKKKLRRIQGSGDGATSNGGLSRCPPVSKDQWERRVQADIRMAKQALTEALSLQKPSCLGDRNPQSSGFSLTAPITTTYASSTENISRLLQGWMKQSPAAGADMVAGGDSTSTEGSATVASNNGVSPVGLPDSAFKIETPTPEVSEPNLFLGENRAAMEAPVFISLFETWLFDDSMPLDDAAELL, from the exons ATGGGAAGAACACCTTGCTGCGATAAAGGCGTGAAGAAGGGCCCCTGGACTCAAGAAGAGGACCTTGTCCTAGCCTCCTACGTCAAGGAGCACGGCCCCGGTAATTGGAGGGCTGTGCCTACCAACACCG GGTTGATGAGGTGCAGCAAGAGCTGTAGGCTCCGGTGGACTAATTACCTCAGGCCGGGCATCAAGCGTGGCAACTTCACAGATCAGGAGGAGAGGCTCATCGTCCATCTCCAAGCTCTTCTTGGCAACAG GTGGGCAGCCATAGCTTCGTATCTGCCGGAGAGGACGGACAACgacatcaagaactactggaacacccatCTGAAGAAGAAGCTGAGGAGGATTCAGGGAAGTGGAGACGGTGCGACGTCCAACGGTGGGCTCTCCAGATGCCCACCCGTCTCCAAGGACCAGTGGGAGAGGAGGGTACAGGCCGACATCCGCATGGCGAAGCAAGCCCTCACCGAGGCCTTGTCCTTGCAGAAGCCGAGCTGCCTCGGCGACCGGAATCCACAGAGTAGCGGCTTCTCGTTAACGGCACCGATCACTACCACCTACGCGTCGAGCACCGAGAACATCTCTCGGCTGCTACAAGGATGGATGAAGCAGTCGCCTGCCGCGGGAGCTGACATGGTGGCCGGAGGCGACTCGACCTCCACAGAGGGTTCGGCTACCGTAGCAAGCAACAATGGTGTGTCACCGGTGGGACTGCCGGACTCAGCGTTCAAGATCGAGACACCGACGCCGGAGGTATCGGAGCCGAACCTATTCCTAGGCGAGAACAGGGCGGCCATGGAAGCTCCAGTCTTTATCTCCTTGTTCGAGACTTGGCTCTTTGATGACAGTATGCCACTGGATGACGCGGCTGAGTTGTTATAG